The following are from one region of the Candidatus Kapaibacterium sp. genome:
- a CDS encoding ATP-dependent helicase, producing MASEKVIRILRTPTGHRPYRLPYEKELNPAQLQAVMHQEGAALVIAGAGTGKTRTLVYRVARLVEDGVPPESILLLTFTRKAAREMLHRAARLLDGRCERVSGGTFHSFANAILRRYGDVLGLPSNFTILDQTDAQDVLNLLRSELLREQRRERFPQKQTLYDIHSAAINRCRSVEDILRTDYPHFQHLAEELERLFAAYSRYKRQHGLVDYDDLLLLLIELLEHHPGILRRLHAQFRYVMVDEYQDTNPLQHRISLLLAGPEENILAVGDDTQSIYSFRGADFRNILEFPKAFRQCTYIRLEENYRSTQPILNLANAIIARAAYGYRKQLYSRQTDGPLPAVIRAEDEHQQSLFVAQKVLELREQGLPLSEIAVLARSSHLFFDLELELARAGIPFRKFGGLKFTETAHVKDVLALIRIVDNIADVVSWHRVLLLLEGVGPRTARRIVDAIRQGLLRWEDAHCMDAILPGTPTVARTAVLQLWEALRGLFLRHDPLPELLHQAALLYRPLLQRHYDDHHKRWKDIEALIALAARYQELRDFLADIAIEPPTESVAEAKPPGSDEEAPLTLSTVHSAKGLEWSAVFILWMTDGCFPVTWAYDSLDAYEEERRLFYVACTRAKRYLYILYPTRALDRESGWVLSKPSPFLAELQDGLVERWILVTEDSLGKG from the coding sequence ATGGCGAGTGAGAAGGTAATCCGAATTCTTCGAACTCCTACTGGCCATCGCCCGTACCGGCTGCCATACGAGAAAGAGCTCAATCCTGCCCAGCTCCAGGCAGTTATGCACCAAGAGGGGGCAGCGCTGGTCATCGCAGGAGCAGGCACCGGAAAGACACGAACGCTCGTCTACCGCGTTGCCCGGCTGGTGGAGGACGGGGTGCCGCCGGAGAGCATCCTGCTACTGACCTTCACCCGTAAGGCAGCGCGGGAGATGCTACACCGCGCTGCACGACTACTGGACGGACGCTGCGAGCGTGTCTCCGGTGGCACCTTCCACTCGTTCGCCAACGCCATCTTACGCCGCTACGGCGATGTCCTCGGCCTGCCGTCGAACTTCACTATCCTGGACCAAACCGATGCCCAAGATGTCCTCAACCTTCTTCGCTCCGAGCTCCTCCGCGAGCAGCGCCGTGAGCGCTTCCCTCAGAAGCAGACGCTCTACGACATCCACAGCGCTGCGATCAACCGCTGCCGAAGCGTTGAGGACATCTTGCGCACAGACTACCCGCACTTCCAGCACTTGGCTGAAGAGCTAGAACGGCTCTTCGCTGCCTACAGCCGCTACAAGCGTCAGCACGGCTTGGTAGACTACGATGACCTCCTGCTGCTCCTCATTGAGCTGCTGGAGCACCATCCTGGCATCCTGCGCCGCCTCCACGCTCAGTTCCGCTACGTCATGGTGGACGAGTACCAAGACACCAACCCCCTTCAGCACCGCATTAGCCTACTGCTTGCTGGTCCAGAGGAGAACATCCTCGCCGTCGGCGATGATACCCAGAGCATCTACTCGTTCCGCGGGGCCGATTTCCGCAATATCCTCGAGTTCCCGAAAGCATTCCGGCAGTGCACCTACATCCGACTCGAGGAGAACTACCGTAGCACTCAGCCGATTCTCAACCTTGCGAATGCCATCATCGCGCGCGCAGCGTACGGCTACCGCAAGCAGCTCTACAGTAGGCAGACCGACGGACCTCTACCCGCAGTGATCCGAGCCGAAGATGAGCACCAGCAATCCCTCTTCGTCGCGCAGAAGGTCCTAGAACTACGCGAACAAGGGCTGCCGCTGTCGGAGATTGCTGTTCTGGCCCGCAGCAGCCATCTGTTCTTTGACCTAGAGCTGGAGCTGGCACGAGCGGGGATACCCTTCCGGAAATTCGGCGGGCTGAAGTTCACGGAGACGGCGCACGTCAAGGACGTGTTGGCACTCATCCGCATCGTGGACAATATTGCTGATGTCGTGAGCTGGCACCGCGTCCTGCTGCTATTAGAAGGGGTTGGTCCTCGGACAGCTCGCCGCATCGTGGATGCCATACGCCAGGGGCTCCTACGATGGGAAGACGCCCACTGCATGGATGCCATCCTCCCTGGCACGCCGACGGTGGCACGCACAGCCGTCCTACAGCTCTGGGAAGCCCTCCGTGGCCTCTTCCTCCGGCACGACCCTCTGCCAGAGCTGCTGCACCAGGCAGCCCTCCTCTACCGTCCGCTGCTGCAGCGCCACTATGATGACCATCACAAGCGCTGGAAGGACATCGAAGCACTCATAGCATTGGCAGCACGCTACCAGGAGTTGCGCGATTTCCTAGCCGATATCGCCATAGAGCCGCCTACCGAAAGCGTTGCAGAGGCAAAGCCGCCAGGAAGCGACGAGGAAGCCCCGTTAACGCTCTCAACGGTTCACTCTGCCAAAGGGCTGGAGTGGAGCGCGGTCTTCATCCTCTGGATGACCGATGGATGCTTTCCCGTAACGTGGGCCTACGACTCGCTGGACGCCTACGAGGAGGAGCGCCGCCTCTTCTATGTGGCCTGCACGCGGGCAAAGCGGTACCTCTACATCCTCTACCCTACCCGCGCTCTCGACCGCGAGAGCGGCTGGGTACTCTCCAAGCCTTCCCCATTCCTTGCAGAGCTACAGGATGGCCTCGTAGAGCGCTGGATTCTCGTAACAGAGGACAGCCTCGGCAAGGGATAG
- a CDS encoding SDR family oxidoreductase: MVADHQSLTGIVWVTGASSGIGAAIAQHLSSQGYVVAASARRTDRLQELARSNHSLYAFPCDCADADAVRQTVKALEERFGAIHAFVHCAGSALFKPFTDISLKEFAELFRNNLWSAFVCTQAVLPGMLRRGRGTVVLVGSVASLKAFPQSSVYGGLKAAAAHMLRSLREEVRSHGIKVVNVHLGATETPLWPPDMRHRWRDRMLQPEHVAEAIGSLLALASNSQLLPEELVLRPQLGDLP, translated from the coding sequence ATGGTAGCGGACCACCAGTCCTTGACGGGCATTGTCTGGGTCACAGGCGCAAGCAGCGGCATTGGAGCAGCGATTGCTCAGCATCTGAGCTCACAAGGATACGTCGTCGCCGCTAGCGCTCGGCGTACAGACCGACTCCAAGAGCTGGCACGTTCCAACCACTCCCTCTACGCTTTCCCATGCGACTGCGCTGACGCCGATGCTGTACGCCAGACAGTGAAGGCTTTGGAAGAGCGTTTCGGGGCTATCCACGCCTTCGTCCACTGTGCCGGGAGCGCACTCTTCAAGCCCTTCACGGACATCTCCCTGAAGGAGTTCGCCGAGCTTTTCCGCAACAACCTCTGGAGTGCCTTCGTGTGTACGCAGGCGGTACTACCTGGCATGCTTCGGCGTGGACGGGGGACCGTAGTCCTTGTAGGCTCTGTTGCTTCCTTGAAGGCGTTCCCACAGTCCTCCGTTTATGGCGGACTCAAAGCTGCTGCTGCTCACATGCTCCGGAGCCTTCGCGAGGAAGTGCGTTCACATGGGATCAAGGTCGTCAACGTCCACCTCGGTGCAACAGAGACCCCGCTGTGGCCACCCGACATGCGACATCGCTGGAGAGACCGAATGCTACAGCCCGAACACGTGGCCGAAGCCATTGGCTCCCTCCTTGCCTTGGCCTCCAATTCCCAACTGCTGCCAGAAGAGCTGGTGCTACGCCCACAGCTTGGCGATCTCCCATGA
- the uvrC gene encoding excinuclease ABC subunit UvrC, whose amino-acid sequence MSRQTASHLFAEAAATVEALPTLPGVYLFRNAAGTVIYVGKAKNLRQRVRSYFQPSRPTDAKTQALVRNIARIEYIVTDTEVEALILENTLIKRHKPRYNILLRDDKSYPFIRVTHEPYPRIFLTRRLVRDGSLYFGPYTDAKYARHLLRTLRALFPIRSCDLPLSEESIRRGKFRVCLDYHIGKCLGPCEGLISQEEYRRYIRQAVEVLRGRTRHLQRELEQQMHALAAQLRFEEAAQLRDRLRILQEHTDRQKVISSDPVEYDVLGIAVQDTIACAVFLSVREGKLIDKRHVFLHHTHAYTLPQLIQAALEQWYLEHQEVPEELLLPELPEQAELIGQWLSHKRGAPVRLVTPRAGERAQLIRMAELNARVLLDEHLLQRAKRAGRIPHPLQALQQDLRLPTLPRRIACIDNSHLHGAEPVSALVVFVDGKPHKAEYRRFRLEQAPGNDDFAAMREVVSRYARRILNGEDAAPDLLLIDGGKGQLSAAVEALTQCGLYGQFTVLALAKRLEELFRPGEPDPILLPKTSESLRLLQRIRNEAHRFAVEYHRLRRRKYTLQTELTQIPGIGPQRAQRLLNAFGSVESIRAASLEELKRVLPSRYAEAVYRYFRPESAK is encoded by the coding sequence ATGAGTCGGCAAACGGCATCCCACTTATTTGCCGAAGCCGCGGCAACTGTGGAGGCTCTACCCACCCTACCGGGTGTCTACCTCTTCCGGAATGCAGCAGGCACCGTCATCTACGTGGGCAAGGCGAAGAACTTACGCCAGCGCGTGCGCTCGTACTTCCAGCCTAGCCGACCGACAGATGCCAAGACGCAGGCGTTGGTGCGAAACATCGCCCGAATCGAGTACATCGTCACCGACACCGAAGTGGAGGCCCTCATCTTAGAGAACACGCTCATCAAGCGCCACAAGCCGCGCTACAACATCCTACTGCGGGACGACAAATCCTACCCCTTCATCCGAGTCACGCACGAACCTTACCCTCGCATCTTCCTCACCCGCCGCCTTGTCCGTGATGGAAGCCTCTACTTCGGGCCATATACCGACGCAAAGTACGCTCGGCATCTCCTACGGACCCTGCGAGCGCTCTTCCCCATCCGAAGCTGTGACCTCCCGCTGAGTGAGGAGTCCATCCGTCGTGGCAAGTTCCGCGTCTGCCTGGACTATCACATCGGAAAATGCCTCGGCCCATGCGAGGGACTCATCTCCCAGGAGGAGTATCGCCGCTACATCCGCCAGGCGGTCGAGGTCCTGCGTGGACGTACCCGCCATCTCCAACGCGAGTTAGAGCAGCAGATGCATGCCTTGGCAGCTCAACTCCGATTTGAGGAAGCAGCACAGCTCCGGGACCGCTTGCGCATTCTCCAGGAGCACACAGACCGGCAGAAAGTCATAAGCTCAGATCCGGTTGAATACGACGTGCTCGGGATCGCTGTCCAGGATACGATAGCCTGTGCTGTCTTCCTCAGCGTTCGTGAGGGGAAGCTCATCGACAAACGGCACGTCTTCCTCCACCACACTCATGCCTACACTCTCCCTCAGCTCATCCAAGCTGCTTTAGAGCAGTGGTACTTGGAGCACCAAGAAGTCCCCGAAGAGCTCCTTCTCCCAGAGCTACCCGAGCAAGCTGAGCTGATTGGACAGTGGCTGAGCCACAAGCGTGGAGCACCCGTTCGCCTTGTAACACCTCGAGCTGGAGAGCGAGCACAGCTCATCCGGATGGCAGAGCTCAATGCCCGAGTGCTCCTGGACGAGCACCTCCTCCAACGTGCCAAGCGAGCAGGACGTATTCCCCACCCACTCCAAGCTCTCCAACAAGACTTGCGGCTCCCTACCCTCCCTCGACGAATCGCTTGCATTGACAACTCTCACCTGCACGGTGCCGAACCCGTCTCTGCACTGGTAGTCTTCGTAGACGGGAAGCCGCATAAGGCAGAGTACCGCCGCTTCCGCTTGGAGCAAGCTCCCGGGAACGATGATTTTGCCGCCATGCGGGAGGTCGTCAGCCGATATGCTCGCCGAATCTTGAACGGGGAAGATGCTGCTCCGGACCTTCTCCTGATCGATGGCGGCAAAGGACAGCTCTCAGCGGCTGTAGAGGCTCTCACTCAGTGCGGTCTCTATGGCCAGTTTACCGTCTTAGCTCTGGCCAAGCGTTTGGAAGAGCTCTTCCGCCCAGGAGAGCCTGACCCAATCCTCCTTCCGAAGACCTCAGAGAGTCTGCGCCTCCTCCAGCGCATCCGCAACGAGGCCCACCGGTTTGCAGTAGAGTACCATCGCCTTCGACGTCGCAAGTACACTCTGCAAACCGAGCTGACCCAGATTCCTGGGATTGGTCCCCAAAGGGCACAGCGCTTACTAAATGCCTTCGGATCGGTGGAGAGTATACGTGCTGCTTCCCTAGAGGAGCTCAAGCGCGTTCTACCGAGCCGGTATGCTGAAGCCGTTTACCGCTACTTCCGCCCCGAGTCCGCAAAATAG
- a CDS encoding C40 family peptidase translates to MRPHVARRSLAWLCIVGWGWVGGILSGCHSTARFAHLEAKPSQSEASEREPRLFEERLWREIERWLGIPYCRSGIGTECVDCSGFVQQVYKALGVSLPRTSAEQSKVGQIVSGEPLPGDLVIAAHNLQVRHIGIYLGNGRVVHASRSRGVVIDPLSVFSSIAPDISFRRVIATR, encoded by the coding sequence ATGCGACCACATGTAGCCCGTCGGTCTCTCGCCTGGCTTTGCATCGTCGGTTGGGGATGGGTTGGTGGAATCCTCAGTGGATGCCACAGCACTGCTCGGTTTGCACACCTAGAGGCCAAGCCGAGCCAATCTGAAGCCTCCGAGAGAGAGCCGAGACTATTCGAAGAGCGTCTTTGGCGGGAGATAGAGCGGTGGTTAGGGATTCCGTATTGTCGTAGTGGCATAGGCACTGAATGCGTCGACTGCTCTGGCTTCGTACAGCAGGTCTACAAAGCTCTGGGCGTCTCTCTGCCTCGGACGAGCGCAGAACAGTCAAAGGTAGGGCAGATAGTGAGCGGCGAGCCTCTACCTGGCGATCTAGTCATTGCTGCCCACAACCTACAAGTGCGCCATATCGGCATCTACTTAGGCAATGGGAGGGTCGTTCACGCCTCCCGCAGCCGCGGAGTCGTGATAGACCCACTCTCTGTCTTCAGCTCCATTGCTCCAGATATCTCCTTTCGCCGCGTCATCGCAACAAGGTAG
- a CDS encoding Hsp20/alpha crystallin family protein has protein sequence MTTLVRFEPFRGFESMLRRFEELFDDMVRSFPARFFETSGFSPRVDIAEDEQNIYIYAELPGVRKEDVKVSISEDRVLTVQGEKKEERKEEGRNFLRMERVFGSFCRSFALPENVKVDGVDAKFENGVLTITLPKVTPSKPKEIEVQVR, from the coding sequence ATGACGACGCTGGTGAGGTTTGAGCCTTTCCGGGGCTTTGAGAGCATGCTGCGACGTTTCGAGGAGCTCTTCGACGACATGGTCCGCTCCTTCCCTGCTCGCTTCTTCGAGACTTCCGGCTTCTCGCCGAGAGTGGATATTGCGGAGGATGAGCAGAACATCTACATCTACGCTGAGCTGCCCGGGGTGCGCAAGGAGGACGTGAAAGTCAGCATCTCGGAGGACCGAGTGCTCACTGTCCAGGGCGAGAAGAAGGAGGAGAGAAAGGAGGAGGGGCGGAACTTCCTGCGGATGGAGCGCGTCTTCGGGAGCTTCTGTCGGAGCTTCGCGCTGCCAGAGAACGTCAAAGTTGACGGAGTCGACGCCAAGTTTGAGAATGGCGTCCTGACAATCACGCTCCCGAAGGTAACGCCCTCCAAGCCGAAGGAGATAGAAGTGCAGGTCCGCTAA
- the dnaK gene encoding molecular chaperone DnaK, giving the protein MGRIVGIDLGTTNSVIAIMEGGQPVVIPNSEGSRLTPSVVAFTKTGERLVGAAAKRQAIVNPKNTIYSIKRFMGRRPEEVKEEMLMVPYKVVPSPDGNAVRVEIEGRLYAPEEISAMILQKLKTDAEAYLGEKITDAVITVPAYFNDAQRQATKTAGEIAGLNVRRIINEPTAAALAYGLDKRGRTMTVAVYDLGGGTFDISILEIGEGVFEVKATSGDTHLGGDNFDQRLVDYIADEFLKQEGVDLRKDPMALQRLREAAEKAKIELSQLLQTEINLPFITATSEGPKHLQMTITRAKFESLCEDLFQKTLEPCRKALEAAKLAPHQIDEVILVGGSTRIPRIQQLVREFFGKEPNKGVNPDEVVAVGAAIQAAVLAGEVRDVLLLDVTPLSLGVETLGGVMTVLIPANTTIPTRKTEIFTTATDNQTSVEIHVLQGERPLAKDNRSLGRFHLDGIPPAPRGVPQIEVTFDIDANGILTVTARDRATNKEQSIRITGASTLSKEEIERMKREAQEHAEEDRRRREEIELRNQADALVYSTEKQLRELGEKLSPADRGRIEQAKERLQTALKNNAPVTELRAAMDELNRAWNEVSVRLYQQAPTTTSSSGDGGSSASGRGDGRVEEADYRVVDDDKR; this is encoded by the coding sequence ATGGGACGGATTGTAGGCATTGATCTCGGAACGACGAACTCGGTCATTGCGATTATGGAGGGCGGCCAGCCGGTGGTCATCCCGAACAGTGAGGGATCTCGGTTGACCCCCTCCGTTGTTGCTTTCACTAAGACCGGCGAGCGTCTGGTAGGCGCCGCCGCTAAGCGGCAAGCGATTGTCAACCCCAAGAACACCATCTACTCCATCAAGCGCTTCATGGGGCGGCGTCCGGAGGAAGTGAAGGAAGAAATGCTCATGGTCCCCTACAAGGTCGTGCCTTCTCCCGATGGCAACGCCGTCCGCGTCGAGATAGAGGGGCGACTCTACGCTCCAGAAGAGATTTCTGCGATGATTCTGCAGAAGCTGAAGACCGATGCCGAAGCTTACTTGGGAGAGAAGATCACCGATGCCGTCATCACGGTGCCAGCATACTTCAACGATGCCCAGCGACAGGCAACGAAGACCGCTGGGGAGATTGCCGGGCTCAACGTGCGTCGTATCATCAACGAGCCAACAGCCGCTGCGTTGGCCTACGGCCTCGACAAGCGTGGGCGCACGATGACGGTAGCAGTCTACGACTTAGGAGGCGGTACGTTCGACATCTCCATCCTGGAGATCGGCGAAGGTGTCTTCGAGGTCAAAGCCACTAGCGGAGATACCCACCTCGGCGGGGATAATTTCGACCAGCGGCTCGTGGACTACATCGCCGACGAGTTCCTGAAGCAGGAAGGCGTCGATCTCCGCAAAGACCCAATGGCGCTCCAGCGCCTCCGGGAAGCTGCCGAGAAGGCCAAAATCGAACTCTCCCAGCTCCTGCAGACGGAGATCAACCTGCCTTTCATCACTGCGACCTCTGAGGGACCGAAGCACCTCCAGATGACGATCACGCGGGCCAAGTTCGAGAGCCTCTGCGAAGACCTCTTCCAGAAGACGTTGGAACCCTGCCGCAAGGCCTTGGAAGCGGCCAAGCTGGCCCCACATCAGATCGACGAGGTCATCCTCGTCGGGGGTTCTACCCGCATTCCTCGTATCCAGCAGTTGGTGCGCGAGTTCTTCGGCAAGGAACCCAACAAAGGCGTCAATCCTGACGAAGTCGTGGCCGTCGGGGCTGCGATCCAAGCGGCTGTGCTAGCCGGAGAGGTCCGCGACGTCCTTCTGCTGGACGTCACACCGCTCTCGCTTGGGGTAGAAACACTCGGCGGCGTTATGACGGTACTGATCCCAGCAAACACTACGATCCCAACACGCAAGACCGAGATCTTCACAACGGCCACGGACAACCAGACATCGGTGGAAATCCATGTCCTGCAGGGCGAGCGTCCGCTGGCGAAGGACAACCGCTCCTTAGGTCGCTTCCACCTGGATGGAATTCCACCAGCACCGCGCGGCGTACCGCAGATCGAGGTCACTTTCGACATTGATGCCAACGGCATCCTCACTGTCACTGCTCGCGACAGGGCAACGAACAAAGAGCAGAGCATCCGAATCACTGGTGCCAGCACGCTGAGCAAGGAAGAAATCGAGCGAATGAAGCGAGAGGCCCAAGAGCATGCTGAGGAGGACCGGCGACGTCGAGAGGAGATCGAACTACGAAACCAGGCTGATGCCTTGGTCTACTCCACAGAGAAGCAGCTCCGAGAGCTGGGTGAGAAGCTCTCGCCGGCCGACCGAGGACGGATCGAGCAAGCAAAGGAGCGCCTCCAGACAGCCCTAAAGAACAATGCGCCAGTCACAGAGCTTCGGGCCGCGATGGACGAGCTCAATCGAGCGTGGAATGAGGTCTCTGTACGACTCTACCAGCAGGCCCCTACTACGACCTCGAGCTCAGGGGATGGCGGGAGCTCTGCCAGTGGTAGGGGCGATGGACGTGTAGAGGAAGCTGACTATCGGGTGGTCGACGACGACAAGCGGTGA
- the upp gene encoding uracil phosphoribosyltransferase, whose translation MLLLPAFLRLFPEARIGYLGLRCNEQTLEPELYYANLPPLQPEARVFVLDPMMATGGSMQAAVEFLRHQGATSLTAVCIIAAPEGIQRFRQHHPAVPIVTAAIDYGLNAQGFTLPGLGDAGDRAHGTGREEDEEQL comes from the coding sequence ATGCTCCTGCTGCCGGCCTTCCTACGACTGTTCCCCGAGGCTCGAATTGGCTACCTTGGACTACGCTGCAACGAGCAGACCTTAGAGCCAGAGCTCTACTACGCTAATCTCCCGCCGTTACAGCCGGAAGCACGGGTCTTTGTCCTGGACCCCATGATGGCTACAGGGGGGAGTATGCAAGCAGCAGTAGAGTTCCTGCGGCATCAGGGAGCAACGTCGTTGACGGCCGTATGCATCATTGCTGCTCCGGAAGGAATTCAGCGTTTCCGTCAGCATCACCCCGCTGTGCCGATCGTGACTGCAGCGATTGACTATGGGCTTAATGCCCAGGGCTTTACCTTGCCTGGGCTAGGTGATGCTGGTGACCGTGCACACGGGACGGGGAGGGAAGAGGATGAGGAACAACTTTGA
- a CDS encoding uracil phosphoribosyltransferase: MVPTLVVERQPGVWVAEHPAARHELAILRSAATSRAEFRAAAERLGFYLAAAATTRLTLEPVEVETPLCRTVAYRQVEPSYWYQFFALGCSCCRPSYDCSPRLELATLDYAATSRP, encoded by the coding sequence TAGAGCGGCAGCCGGGGGTCTGGGTTGCGGAGCATCCGGCTGCTCGCCATGAATTAGCCATCTTGCGCTCTGCGGCTACAAGCCGGGCAGAGTTTCGTGCTGCAGCCGAGCGGTTGGGTTTCTATTTAGCGGCTGCAGCGACGACACGGTTAACACTCGAGCCCGTGGAGGTAGAGACCCCGCTCTGCCGGACAGTAGCCTATCGGCAGGTGGAGCCCTCGTACTGGTACCAGTTCTTCGCGCTGGGATGCTCCTGCTGCCGGCCTTCCTACGACTGTTCCCCGAGGCTCGAATTGGCTACCTTGGACTACGCTGCAACGAGCAGACCTTAG